The Oreochromis niloticus isolate F11D_XX linkage group LG13, O_niloticus_UMD_NMBU, whole genome shotgun sequence genome has a window encoding:
- the LOC100706687 gene encoding protein phosphatase 1 regulatory subunit 3C-B, translating into MSATSVLRSFSPSAMPGPVMPMDVAMRFYISHSPPPLRGFLSHYEDLQRAKNRVNRSSTHNRKQQLYKPLRPCLSNQQKDDSNCVGWDNSKAGKKRVVFADTKGMSLTAIHVFSKFDDEPYQSKHLDAITDELQFDMTDLETATMDLKISSVRSLALDFKQPSADYLDFRNRLIQNSVCLESCSLQERSLTGTIKVRNIGFEKTVQVRVTYDSWVSFTDIDCTFMNNVYSSQDNDTFAFVLELPSFIPPHNRVEFCICFKTQGQTFWDNNDGKNYVLKHIGWNGEDLHTRPSLGSAEQKKSPEQKNEGVKLVELEFDQFGSPRMSSGLFPGWQSWGQIDNTVPYW; encoded by the exons ATGAGTGCTACAAG TGTGCTCAGATCTTTCAGTCCATCAGCGATGCCCGGCCCAGTAATGCCGATGGATGTGGCTATGCGGTTCTACATCAGCCATTCTCCGCCTCCTCTTCGAGGCTTCCTCAGCCACTATGAGGACCTGCAGAGGGCCAAGAACCGGGTAAACCGGTCCAGCACCCATAACCGCAAACAGCAGCTCTACAAACCTCTGCGACCCTGCCTCAGCAaccagcagaaagatgacagtaACTGCGTGGGCTGGGACAACAGCAAGGCCGGCAAGAAGCGAGTGGTGTTTGCAGACACAAAGGGCATGTCGCTCACCGCCATCCACGTCTTCTCCAAATTCGATGACGAGCCATATCAAAGCAAGCACCTGGACGCAATCACAGACGAGCTGCAGTTCGACATGACAGACCTTGAAACGGCCACAATGGATCTAAAGATCAGCTCGGTTCGCAGCCTGGCATTAGACTTCAAGCAGCCCTCCGCCGACTACCTGGACTTCCGGAACCGCCTGATCCAGAATTCGGTCTGCTTGGAGAGCTGCTCCCTGCAGGAGCGCTCGCTCACCGGCACCATTAAGGTCAGGAACATCGGGTTTGAGAAGACAGTGCAGGTGCGCGTCACCTACGACTCGTGGGTCAGCTTCACCGACATCGACTGCACCTTCATGAACAACGTGTACAGCTCCCAGGACAACGACACCTTCGCATTCGTCCTGGAGCTGCCCTCCTTCATCCCGCCGCATAATCGGGTCGAGTTCTGCATCTGCTTCAAGACCCAGGGCCAGACCTTCTGGGACAATAATGATGGCAAGAATTATGTGCTCAAGCACATCGGCTGGAACGGAGAGGACCTGCACACTCGGCCCTCCCTCGGTTCTGCTGAGCAGAAAAAGTCCCCAGAGCAGAAAAACGAGGGGGTCAAGTTAGTGGAGCTCGAGTTCGATCAGTTTGGCAGCCCACGCATGTCCAGCGGACTGTTTCCCGGCTGGCAGAGCTGGGGTCAGATCGATAACACAGTGCCTTATTGGTGA